The nucleotide window CTAATAAATCATTGACATAATCAGTCGCTTGTGATGTACTCCAACCTAGACCATTAACATCTGTTGGGCGTGTTGCTACTACCCAAAATTCAATTAAAACTTGAGAAGTAATAACACAATTATCACCATTAATTAATATTTTATTAATAGCTTCATTAGCTAGAAAATAAGCCTCGGAAGAAACATCAGCTACCCGCAGCAAAATATTTGTATCCAATAAATATTGATTCATTAATCCTCATCATTATACATCGTATCACGATGTAACGCTTCATCGGGTAAATTCGGACTTTTTTGAGGTAATTTTTCCAGAACTTTTTGCCATTTTTTGACTTTGTCTTCAGGGGTCATATTCAGATTTGGAGAGGGCAGAGAAGTTAAATTTTTTTGTTGAATAAGTTCAGTAAATTTTAAGACTTCCTGTTGTTGATTTAGAGGAAGTTGTCGGACTTTTTCTAAAATTTTTTCTTCAATATTCATCGTTAATATTATTTTTTAAGCCAACTTAATCTTTGGGTTTTGGTGGGCTGAAAACCCACCTAATTTATAGCTTAAGGATCGACCCAGCGCCCATCGGCTTTAATTAAATTAATTAATTCTTCAACCCCTTGATCTTCCGGTACTTTTTTAATTTCCTCCCGTCCTCGATACAGAGAAATATAACCGGCTTGTTTACCGACATACCCATAGTCTGCATCCGCCATTTCTCCAGGGCCATTAACAATACATCCCATCACCGCAATATCTAAACCAGTTAAATGTTTAGTCGCTTCCCGAACTTTATGCAGAACTTCTTCTAAATTAAACAGGGTACGACCACAAGACGGACAGGCGACATATTCTACCATCGTTTTCCGCAGTCCCAAAGCTTGGAGAATGCTGTAACAGACGGGAATTTCTTTTTCTGGCGCTTCGGTTAAAGAGACTCGTATAGTATCCCCTATTCCTTCAGCCAAAAGAGTCCCAATACCCGCAGTAGACTTAATTCGGCCATATTCCCCGTCGCCGGCTTCAGTTACCCCTAAATGTAGAGGATAATCCATCCCTAACTCATCCATCCGTTTAACCATGAGACGATAAGCCGCTAACATCACCGGGACTCTGGAGGCTTTGAGAGAGATAACTATATTGTAAAACTCCAAGGATTCACAAATACGGATGAATTCAAGGGCAGATTCTACCATCCCCTCTGGAGTATCCCCATAAGTAAATAACATTCTCTCAGCCAACGATCCATGATTAACCCCGATCCGCATGGCTTTATCCTGTTCTTTGAGGGTTAAAACCAGGGGTTTTAGGGTTTCTCGGATTTTTTCTCCAATTTCCTCAAATTCTGTCGGGGTGTATTCAGTGCGATCGGCCCTTGGTTTTTCAAAGACGTATAATCCGGGATTAATGCGAACTTTGTCTACGTGCTTGGCGACTTCTAAGGCGATTTTCATACCATTATGATGAACATCCGCCACCAAGGGCACAGCTTTATAAGTTTTTATCAATTTTTCTTTAATTTCTGCTAACGCTTTAGCATGAGCCATACTGGGAACAGTTACCCGGACAATTTCGCAGCCAATTTCATGTAAGCGCCGAATAGCCGCCACAGAACCGTCTATATCTAAAGTATCCTCATTAATCATCGATTGCACCACCACCGGATAACCCCCGCCGATGGTAATATCTCCCACTTTTACCCCGCGAGTTTTGCGTCTGTGGATGGTGGTATCAAAAAGGGAGGGTGTTGAGGTTGGTGTTAATGGGGTGTCCAGAGTTTGCATAGGATTTTTTTTAAGGTTTGGTAGCGAAATTATCTAAATATCATTTTTTATCTTATCGTCATTGGTGGATCTGTTGAGACGAGAGAATAGAGAACAGCTAATTGTAGGGTGGGCATCGCCCACCTTAACCAGTATTAAGTAGTATAAGTAGGGTGTGTTAGCGTAGCGTAACGCACCACAATCTCTTAATCTTGAGAGACAATTGTAGGGTGTCAAGCGCGTAGAGTGTAAAGCACTTCAATCTCTTAATCTTGAGAGACAATTGTAGGGTGTCAAGCGCACAGCGTAACGCACTTTAATCTCTTAATCTTGAGAGACAATTGTAGGGTGTCAAGCGCAGAGCATAAAACACTTCAATCTCTTAATCTTGATAGGTTATAGCAAAATAAAAATTTTAAAGGAATTATTTTAGGTGCGTTACGCTACGCGCTTCACACCCTACATCTCTACAACCCGAAACATCCGATCTTCTATCCCTTCCCAAGTCTTAGACGTGACTCGCGCCGCCGCCTCTTGACACTGTAACATTAGCCAATAAATATAAGAATACTTTTTGTCTATTTCCTCAACTTCTTCTACAGATAAATTAATCATTTCAAAAGTAAGATGGAAAGCTTCTAGCCAAGTATCTATAAGAGTCTGAAAAAATCTTTTCTGAGCTTGTTCCGATGAATTTTCTTTAGGTCTTTTTGCTGCTAATTGCTTTAATTTATGAATTAACTCCTGTAAGTTAACATTTTGGAAAATTGAAGGTAATTTGTTCATTTCATTGGCAACATAAATAAAATATACAATGGCGTTGGTTTTGGCGAGGGCGTTGGCTTTGGCGTAGGCTTTGGCGAGGAGGTTGGCGTTGGCTTTGGCGTTGGCTTTGGCGTAGGCTTTGGCGTAGGCTTTGGCGAGAGCGTAGGCGTAGGCTTTGGCGTTGGCAAAATTGAGGGCAACTGCCCGTTTAGCGACAGGTTTTAAGTCAGCCGGTGAACCTGTTGTTATGTCTTCTGCCCAACGGAGGAGAGGAATTAAACGCTTTTTACCCGTAGGAGTATTCAGATAATTTAATGCTTGTTTTTCCATCAATAATAATAATCGATCGGCCCCTCTTTTTTCCTGCATTAAACCCGCCACTAATAAAAATATCTCTTGCCAGCGAACATCCGTAACATGATCAATAACTAACTCTTCAATCAGATTATTATTAACAATATATTGAGCCGTTAAATACTCCTGTAGAGTAAGATGGGAAAAAGAATAAATATCCTCAGCCCGTTCGACTAAAATCCCTTGTTGTATGGCAATAGCATTTAAAACCGCTTCTCCGTCTAACTGTTGTGGGGGGTTGATATTTTCTGCCAAAAAAGTTTTAATCTGCTGGGTTAACTCTTGTTTGTTAAACAGAAATTGATCTTTTTTAAACCCATTAAAAGCTATTTCAGCTAACAAAATTTCTTCTAACTCTGTGGTAAATCCTCCATAAATGGGGTCACGTTCTAGGCGTTTTTCTGCTGCCCATTTCTTCAATAAAATTTGCAATGCTTCTTTATATAAAATACTTCTATTTTTAGGTAAACTTTGACCTTCATCATAAACTAAACAAATAAAAGTGAGGAGTAAGGGAGTTTTAGCTAATTCTTTAGCTTTTTCATTTTTTTCTAATTCTGCCCAACATTTATGAGCCGTTTTCGCCCGTAAATCTAGGTCAGATTGAAACCAATTATTAATAAATTGCTTAATTTGTTCATGATCAAAATCAGCGATTTCTACTTCTTGAAAATCCTTAAAATAGCTCCGATAAGCCGCCCTTCGACAAGAAATAATAAAGCGATTATTTTTATAAGCTTTGATAAATTCTTGAATTTGACTAATAACTTGATTGATAGTTTGACTAGGAACTTCATCTAGTCCATCTAATAAAATTAATATTTTTCCTTTCTTAAGAGCTTTTGTTATTAATTGTCCTGAATTAGTAAACCCGCAATCCTGAAAAATTGAACTAATAATATTACTTAAATTAATTTTTTGTTTATCAAATCGTTTTAACTCTAAAAAAACAGGAATACAAGCATGATTATAATTACCATACTGACCTTTAAACGCTTCTAAACCTATCTTTCGTAAAAACGTTGACTTCCCCGCTCCGGGTGCGCCTAAAACCATTAAATAGGGTTGATCATTAGCAACTTTTATCCCTGGTTTTTTATTATTTCCATCCCTAGAAAATAAACTTATTTTATCTTTATTTTGAATATTAATATATTTTAAATTATCTGTTTCTGATAATAGCTTAACCGTCGTATAAATCGAGTCTAAACTTACAGGTTTTCGCATTCCTAAAACTTGTAGAGTTCCATAATTTTTATAATAATTGCTTACATATTTCTGTGATGCTCTAAAAACTTTTTCCTTATCTCCTGGTATAATTTCTAAGATTAAATTAGTCAAATACTCAACAATTTTAGAATCAATGGGGATAGGTTCAACTCTAATAATTTGATCTAAAGTAGCAGAATGTACCCCCGAAAAGTTTAAAGATTTAAGAATTTGTTCTGCTGTCCCTTCTACCACTACAACAGAACTGGTAGTTCCCCCATGAACACTTAAAGATAAATTTTTTAAATCTTCAATAGTTTGACCGACTGTTCCCTCCGCTAATTGTTGCTTTTTTTGGGCAATTAACGCCTCTCGATAAGCTTGTCGTGACGGAAATTGAGAAGGAGTTAAAGATTGATTCGTTAACGTTTCCCCCTTTTCTTCTGCCAAAGACATCACAACTCGTAACCGTTCATCTCCTTGGGAATGGAGTAAAATATAACATAATTGAGGATCAATTTTTTCAACTTGTTCGGGTTCAATATTCATGAGACTTTAAATCTGAATTAAACCATAACCTTGACGTTCACGAGGTTGACCTAAATCTTTACACCGATTAATTAATTCTTCCCTTAAATCTGTCACAGTAATATCAGGATACCTCTCTAATATAAGAGCAGCAACCCCAGAAACGATCGGCGTTGCCATAGAAGTCCCATTCCAAGCTTCATAACCTCCTTGTACTACACAAGAATAAACCTGTTCACCTGGTGCAACTATATGAGGCACTGTATATTGATGATAATTAACCTCTATTTTACCGCTACTGCTAAAACTGGCGACTTTATTGTCTTTATTAGTTGCCCCAACGGAAACTACACTACAATAATTCCCAGGACTACAAGTGATAATCCGTCCTTTATTTCCCACCGCACAAACCGGTAATACTCCTACTGCTAATAAATCCTCAATAACTGTATCCATTCCTGAAAAATAACCATATAATCCTGCCGAAACATTAACAATTTGTATCGCGGCTTGATTTGCGACCCAATCTAAGGCAACAATAAAATTAGATAACTTTCCTCGACCTTTGGGAATCATTAACCCATTAATAACCGTTGCTTCTGGTGCAACGCCTATCTTATGACCACAAATTAAACCAGCAACATGAGTTCCGTGGCCTTCCGTATCTAAAGAATTAGCTAACTCGATCGCTTGTCCATGTTCTATCTTAAATTCATAAGCTTGGGCAACTTTTCCCCGTAAAGCTGGATGAGATGAATCTATCCCTGTATCTAACACTGCAACAGTAACGCCTTTTCCTGATGCGTTTAATTGTTGTTGAGAGTTAATTGCTTGTAAATGCCATAAATCATCCTGTATTAATTGTTCTTCTTTTTTGTAGCTTGCTGTAACTTTGTGAGGATGAATTAATTCGATCGATTGATCTTTCAAAACATAAAATTCGGGGAACTCATGACGAGTTTGGGTTGCTTCTTCCTCAGACATTTTTATAATTGCTGCCCCTGTAACTCCTGGTTCAGAAGGATTTTTTATCACTTTAATGGTTTCTTTACCTTGTATTTCTTCTGTCCATTGAATCATTTCTTGATAAATGGGTGAGTCTTTATAGACTGTTGTTATTTCCTCCATTTGTTTTTGGCGATTTTCAGGGGTAAATTTTTTAGCAATTAAATTTAAAGATTGCCCAACAATGTTAGTTTTGGGACGGATGATATAGATAGACATAGGGGACAACGATGTATTTAGGGAATTAATTGAGATTTTAAGGATATTTTGGCTTTAAAATCATTATAATTCATTTCCCTGTGTCAAGAGTACAGCTTGTTCATGTTTTCTACACAATAAATTGCTCAAATTGTAGGATGCGTCCCCGACGCATCCCCGTAACTGTAGTCTGATTTTTAAGCATTAATAGAACCCTGACATCTTATCCTAATCTTTGGAACGGACTGCGGAGCAGGGACGAAGTCTAACCCAACATAAATTAAGATCATAGAATTTACGCATCTAAAGACCCAAACAAGCTACAGATAGATGATGGGTTGGGGAACGCATCCTACAACTTAACACCCCCCTTAAAAAGGGGGGCAGGGGGGATTTTCCCTTGAGATGCGTTCCTAACGCATCCTACTTAGCAGCCATTTCTTTTTGAATCTTGCTTTTAGCCGCTTTAAAATCACTCGCCATTTTCTCTTTTTGCTCGTCAGAACAATTATTATCAATAGCAGCAAACATTGTGCTTTCTTCTTGACGAACGTGATCGCCAACTACATCCATTAAGTCTTTAACTCTGGATCTGAACTCATCAGCATTAGCAGCCGGATCAATGGATTTAATTTCATCAAGCATCCGCTTCATTTGCGCTTGCTCATCAAATAATTCTTGAGTATTGTCATCCCCATAAAATGAGCGAACATTAGGATAGACAAGTTCTTCTTCTGCTTGGGCGTGGGCTAATAAATCTTTGTAAAGTTGTCCAAAATACTCTTGAAGTTTTTGGGGATCTTTGGTAGCTCCAATTTCAGTAAAAATAGTATTTACTTTATTATGATCCAACCGGATAAGAGTCTGAATGTTCATATCTTCTTTATCGGTTGTCTGAGTCATGACACTACCCGCAACCCCAGAAAAGGCCGCGATCGCATCTTGTACCCGTCCCCAGAGTCCTTGATCCGGATCTTGACCGGTCATTTCTCGCACAAGAACTAACTCAAGTAACCCTTTAAGCTGTTCTTGGTGAGCGCGGTTTTCAAAATTGACAGTATTTAATGGCCCAATTGCCACTTCTATATCTGCCCCTACTTTCTGGGCGGCTTTGTGGATCACAATTCCACTCATGGCCTGACCATGTTTAATGACCTCATGTTGAACCAGTTTATGGCTGAAATTGATCTGATCACTCTTCATCATTTGATCATATTGATCAATTAATTTTTGAGTAGTGCTATCGGGTTCAGATTGAACGCCATACTGAACGATTACCGTCTCGATAATACCCAAATTTTTCTGATCATCGGATAGCATATTCTGGAGACGCTCCCGAACATCATTATCAGAACACTCTTGCAGCAGTCTTTGCTCATTGGAGATGATTAAATTTTGAAAGGCTTTAAGGTCTGCTAATTTTTCGGCGATCATGAGTCGCTTTTTATCATCTAAGCTTGTTACCACGTTTTGTTATCCTCGTCTTAAATATTTTGATAGATACCTGAGTAAGCACTAATCAGTGAGTGTTACTTCAGTTTCTCAGTTTGAATATTTTCATTTTGACGAGAATACAGTTAAAATCCCCCTGACTCTAGTTAGATATTTCCCTCTCTAACTCGTTTAAATTTATTTAGGGAAAAATACCCATAACATGATAGCGGTGATGACCATCCCTACAATTCCTGCTACTCCCGCTAAGGGTTGTCCTCCTATACCCGTAATCCATCTTGACCCTTTGCCGGTGTATGATATCAATTTGGCACTATCTAAGGTAGCGATCGCCCATACCCATCCGGTATGAAGTCCCCACGCTAACCCTAAACTTCCTCCTGTGACTATTCTGGCTGCTACTAATACCATTCCCATTAACCATAATCCGGGTAATTGAGGTAAAGTATTTTTTCGTTCCCAAATTAAATGTAATAAGGCAAATATTCCGCTAGAAATTGCCCCGGCTACCCATAAACTATAATTCTGCTCGAGTACATTCAAAAATAAACCTCGAAAAATTAATTCTTCTATTCCCCCTATTGTCAAGGCTAATCCTAAAATAGGGAACGCAACGCGCCAAAAGGGTCGATAATTTTCCCAGTGCCATTGTATCCATCCTAAAAGTCCCTCACTGGCAAAAATAACCCCTATTGTGCTAACTGCTAAGACTATTCCCCATAATAACTCTACCAGTAAGGCAGAATTGAAAACTAACCCATAGTTAGCCCAAGATTCTCCTTCTATTTGTGCCGCTTTCCCAACGATAAAAGGAGCAAGTAAATATAAGGAGATAATCAGAGGCAGTTTTTGGGTTTCAGTTACCGCTAAAGATTGAAATGGATTCCATTGCAACCCCCAAGCGAGAGGGATAGCGACCGGCAACCACACTATAAACCAAGTCCCTAAAAAAATAGCAATTTTTAGCCAACAATTATGGCTGTCCCCTAAATTTAAAAGGAAATGACTGTCAGCTATTAAAATTATCAATGGATAATTGATAATTGATAATTGATAATTAATCAATTTGGTTTAAGACCTCTTTTTTCAAGGAGAAAAATCCAAAAACTTTTTCCTTTGTTTCAATCCTCTTCATGAGACCCCGTCGTTAACGACGAGGTTTAAAGATAAAGAGGTAATTATCCATTATCCATTATCCATTATCCATTATTGAACCCCATCTTAGTTATAAGCTCCTTGAAATTTTCGTCAATGGTATCCCAAACAGTGATAGACTAGACAGAGATCTACTATCTATCTCACGGGAATTGAAGGCAGGTCGTATTAGGACTGTCTTTACACTCGTTGAGTAAAAGTGTTTGACACCTCAACCTGCCCAAAGCTTTTTCAAGATGGGTATAATTTTTGAGCTTTAAACTATCATACTAAGGTCTTTAAGTCGGTTAATTTGAGAATTTTGTTTCAAGACTTACCGACTTGAGTTTTCCTGTTTGGGTAAATTATGCAGAGACGGCCTCTTCGTCTTCATCTTCATAAGAAGATTCTCCTTCAAGTTGTTTGAGGTGAATGTGTTTGTAACCTAATTTAATTTCAAACTCATCACCGGCTTTTAAACCCATTTGCTCAGTATAGGTTGACCCAATGACAATCTGTCCATTTTTGTGAACACTGACTCTAAATGTCGGTTCTCGTCCACGGCCATCTTTAACGCCACCTGGATCAAGGGGAACACCTTTTGCTCCTAAGACAGCATCATAAAAGTCTGTTAAATTGACTCGAATTTGACCGTCTTTGGTTTCTGTGTAATATCCACACTGTTTCGCTGTTTCCCGACGCGGTAAGTTGGATAGCTCTTTGACTTTTTGAAGTAGTGCTTTTCCCGTTAAAGGATTAGGTTCTGGCATAAGACTAATTTGTTCCTTGATGTTCTACTAATTGTTATTTCACTTTTATCTTAACAATTTATCTTATCAAAAAGATAACAAAAATTACCAGAACTCGACGAAAATTTTTTTTTAAATTATGAAGAGGGTAATACAATGGATAACAGAGGCTTCCTAGGGATGAAGTTGCTGCCCGAAAAATTCCTCAAAAATATTTGCAAGGAGTAAGAAGCTTTCTCATTTTGCTTAACCGACAACAAAATAACTATGACAAACTTGAGAGACTAAGTCTTGAGACGCTTACCTGATGCTAAGTTGAGTAGATCTACTTGGGATAAAAGCTATAGATAGAGTGTAGCGGTGGATCATGGACTATTGACTTAGGTCAAAGGGGGAATACACCTGATAGAGAAATAGTAGACTCAAGCAGTTGTGCTATTTTTAGGATCGCTGTGGAGTCCTCTTTTTGCTGTGAGAACGTTGGGGCGATCGTCTCTCGAAAAAAATGATCAACCACCTAAATCTTGGATCATTTATGATAGAGGTGTAGGTGAGAGGGCAGGTAAAAATAAAGAAAGCTGAAGATCAACTAGGCGAATAGAGATCTCCTGACCTGTAATTTTAAGAAATATTCCCCTACTAACCCTAATTAGATGCCACTAATAACAAAATGCAAGTTATTTTTAAAGTTCTTCGACAAAAATCCAACTCGACCCCTCGTGTTCAATCTTATACTCTAGAGGTAGAAGCCGGAAATACTATTTTAGAGTGTCTCAATCGAATTAAATGGGAACAAGATGGAACATTAGCATTTCGTAAAAATTGCCGCAATACAATTTGTGGAAGTTGTGGGATGAGAATTAATGGTCGTTCTGCTTTAGCTTGTAAACAAAATATTGGCGAAGAATTAGAGCGCTTTAGTTCGACAACCAATGGGGGAATCCCTGAAATTACGGTTGCTCCAATGGGTAATATGCCGGTAATTAAGGATTTAATTGTAGATATGAAAAGTTTTTGGGATACTCTCGAAGAAGTTGATCCCTATGTTAGCACTAGCGCCCGGATGATTCCAGAGCGAGAATTTTTACAGTCTCCTGAAGAACGAGAACGTCTTGATCAGATGGGAAACTGTATTTTATGTGGTGCTTGTTTCTCTGAATGTAATGCTAGGGATGTTAACCCTGAGTTTGTCGGGCCTCATGCGTTAGCTAAAGCTCATCGGATGGTGATTGATAATCGAGACACCGAAACCACAACCCGTCTAGAAAAATATAATACCCCTAAAGCCGGTGTTTGGGGATGTACTCGCTGTTATATGTGTAATGCGGTCTGTCCGATGGACGTTGCTCCGATGGATCAGATCGGTAAAATTAAACAAGAAATCCTCAAAGATCATGATGCTTCCGAAAGTCGTCAAATTCGCCACCGTAAAGTCCTCATTGACTTGGTTAAACAAGGAGGTTGGGTTGATGAACGTAAATTTGGGTTATATGTGGTGGGAAATTATTTCCGAGATGTTAAGGGACTGATGAGTCTCGTTCCTTTGGGGTTACGAATGCTTTCTAGTGGGAAATTCCCTCTATCATTTGAACCCTCAGAAGGAACTCAACAAGTGCGATCGCTCATTGAGTCAGTTCAAAACAATGGATAATTAATAATGGACAATTGATAATGGATAATTGATAATGAGGTTTTTTTGATTAGAGTCACTATATTATCTTAAGACTAAATAACCTATCAATTG belongs to Gloeothece citriformis PCC 7424 and includes:
- a CDS encoding type II toxin-antitoxin system VapC family toxin; translation: MNQYLLDTNILLRVADVSSEAYFLANEAINKILINGDNCVITSQVLIEFWVVATRPTDVNGLGWSTSQATDYVNDLLDNFILITERAEIFTHWFQLVKDYDIKGKRTHDIRLLAVMKSHALTHLLTFNPHDFIKIPEIIIVHPQDIILSS
- the ispG gene encoding (E)-4-hydroxy-3-methylbut-2-enyl-diphosphate synthase: MQTLDTPLTPTSTPSLFDTTIHRRKTRGVKVGDITIGGGYPVVVQSMINEDTLDIDGSVAAIRRLHEIGCEIVRVTVPSMAHAKALAEIKEKLIKTYKAVPLVADVHHNGMKIALEVAKHVDKVRINPGLYVFEKPRADRTEYTPTEFEEIGEKIRETLKPLVLTLKEQDKAMRIGVNHGSLAERMLFTYGDTPEGMVESALEFIRICESLEFYNIVISLKASRVPVMLAAYRLMVKRMDELGMDYPLHLGVTEAGDGEYGRIKSTAGIGTLLAEGIGDTIRVSLTEAPEKEIPVCYSILQALGLRKTMVEYVACPSCGRTLFNLEEVLHKVREATKHLTGLDIAVMGCIVNGPGEMADADYGYVGKQAGYISLYRGREEIKKVPEDQGVEELINLIKADGRWVDP
- a CDS encoding NACHT domain-containing protein, translating into MNIEPEQVEKIDPQLCYILLHSQGDERLRVVMSLAEEKGETLTNQSLTPSQFPSRQAYREALIAQKKQQLAEGTVGQTIEDLKNLSLSVHGGTTSSVVVVEGTAEQILKSLNFSGVHSATLDQIIRVEPIPIDSKIVEYLTNLILEIIPGDKEKVFRASQKYVSNYYKNYGTLQVLGMRKPVSLDSIYTTVKLLSETDNLKYINIQNKDKISLFSRDGNNKKPGIKVANDQPYLMVLGAPGAGKSTFLRKIGLEAFKGQYGNYNHACIPVFLELKRFDKQKINLSNIISSIFQDCGFTNSGQLITKALKKGKILILLDGLDEVPSQTINQVISQIQEFIKAYKNNRFIISCRRAAYRSYFKDFQEVEIADFDHEQIKQFINNWFQSDLDLRAKTAHKCWAELEKNEKAKELAKTPLLLTFICLVYDEGQSLPKNRSILYKEALQILLKKWAAEKRLERDPIYGGFTTELEEILLAEIAFNGFKKDQFLFNKQELTQQIKTFLAENINPPQQLDGEAVLNAIAIQQGILVERAEDIYSFSHLTLQEYLTAQYIVNNNLIEELVIDHVTDVRWQEIFLLVAGLMQEKRGADRLLLLMEKQALNYLNTPTGKKRLIPLLRWAEDITTGSPADLKPVAKRAVALNFANAKAYAYALAKAYAKAYAKANAKANANLLAKAYAKANALAKTNAIVYFIYVANEMNKLPSIFQNVNLQELIHKLKQLAAKRPKENSSEQAQKRFFQTLIDTWLEAFHLTFEMINLSVEEVEEIDKKYSYIYWLMLQCQEAAARVTSKTWEGIEDRMFRVVEM
- a CDS encoding S8 family peptidase, coding for MSIYIIRPKTNIVGQSLNLIAKKFTPENRQKQMEEITTVYKDSPIYQEMIQWTEEIQGKETIKVIKNPSEPGVTGAAIIKMSEEEATQTRHEFPEFYVLKDQSIELIHPHKVTASYKKEEQLIQDDLWHLQAINSQQQLNASGKGVTVAVLDTGIDSSHPALRGKVAQAYEFKIEHGQAIELANSLDTEGHGTHVAGLICGHKIGVAPEATVINGLMIPKGRGKLSNFIVALDWVANQAAIQIVNVSAGLYGYFSGMDTVIEDLLAVGVLPVCAVGNKGRIITCSPGNYCSVVSVGATNKDNKVASFSSSGKIEVNYHQYTVPHIVAPGEQVYSCVVQGGYEAWNGTSMATPIVSGVAALILERYPDITVTDLREELINRCKDLGQPRERQGYGLIQI
- a CDS encoding hemerythrin domain-containing protein; the encoded protein is MVTSLDDKKRLMIAEKLADLKAFQNLIISNEQRLLQECSDNDVRERLQNMLSDDQKNLGIIETVIVQYGVQSEPDSTTQKLIDQYDQMMKSDQINFSHKLVQHEVIKHGQAMSGIVIHKAAQKVGADIEVAIGPLNTVNFENRAHQEQLKGLLELVLVREMTGQDPDQGLWGRVQDAIAAFSGVAGSVMTQTTDKEDMNIQTLIRLDHNKVNTIFTEIGATKDPQKLQEYFGQLYKDLLAHAQAEEELVYPNVRSFYGDDNTQELFDEQAQMKRMLDEIKSIDPAANADEFRSRVKDLMDVVGDHVRQEESTMFAAIDNNCSDEQKEKMASDFKAAKSKIQKEMAAK
- a CDS encoding CPBP family intramembrane glutamic endopeptidase, with amino-acid sequence MLIADSHFLLNLGDSHNCWLKIAIFLGTWFIVWLPVAIPLAWGLQWNPFQSLAVTETQKLPLIISLYLLAPFIVGKAAQIEGESWANYGLVFNSALLVELLWGIVLAVSTIGVIFASEGLLGWIQWHWENYRPFWRVAFPILGLALTIGGIEELIFRGLFLNVLEQNYSLWVAGAISSGIFALLHLIWERKNTLPQLPGLWLMGMVLVAARIVTGGSLGLAWGLHTGWVWAIATLDSAKLISYTGKGSRWITGIGGQPLAGVAGIVGMVITAIMLWVFFPK
- a CDS encoding AbrB family transcriptional regulator; protein product: MPEPNPLTGKALLQKVKELSNLPRRETAKQCGYYTETKDGQIRVNLTDFYDAVLGAKGVPLDPGGVKDGRGREPTFRVSVHKNGQIVIGSTYTEQMGLKAGDEFEIKLGYKHIHLKQLEGESSYEDEDEEAVSA
- a CDS encoding succinate dehydrogenase/fumarate reductase iron-sulfur subunit, with protein sequence MQVIFKVLRQKSNSTPRVQSYTLEVEAGNTILECLNRIKWEQDGTLAFRKNCRNTICGSCGMRINGRSALACKQNIGEELERFSSTTNGGIPEITVAPMGNMPVIKDLIVDMKSFWDTLEEVDPYVSTSARMIPEREFLQSPEERERLDQMGNCILCGACFSECNARDVNPEFVGPHALAKAHRMVIDNRDTETTTRLEKYNTPKAGVWGCTRCYMCNAVCPMDVAPMDQIGKIKQEILKDHDASESRQIRHRKVLIDLVKQGGWVDERKFGLYVVGNYFRDVKGLMSLVPLGLRMLSSGKFPLSFEPSEGTQQVRSLIESVQNNG